A DNA window from Arachis hypogaea cultivar Tifrunner chromosome 18, arahy.Tifrunner.gnm2.J5K5, whole genome shotgun sequence contains the following coding sequences:
- the LOC112769096 gene encoding peroxidase 44-like, protein MQFTIIVVILFFIVPLALADLRVGFYSSSCPKAEAIVRKVVQRNYLYIDRSIAGGLLRLHFHDCFVRGCDASILIDPTEDNESEKDAEANETVRGFEIIDKAKKKLEKVCPSTVSCADIIALAARDAVSITGGPWYAVPTGRRDGFVSNPSNAEILPGPSSTVSHALQIFTSKGMTLGEMVTLMGAHTIGYAHCGFFRKRLEGRDSTMDPSLNEKLVRLCGNSSSNNNNPTTFLDQNTSFVFDNQFYEEIVNKRGVLFIDQQLALDSSTKGLVSKFATDAESFRRSFVNAIVKMGSIGVLVGDDGEIRTRCWDYNNNNSDP, encoded by the exons ATGCAGTTCACGATAATTGTAGTAATCTTGTTCTTTATCGTTCCCTTGGCATTGGCTGATCTAAGGGTTGGTTTCTATAGTTCAAGCTGCCCAAAAGCAGAAGCCATTGTACGAAAAGTTGTTCAAAGGAACTACTTGTACATTGATAGATCCATCGCCGGAGGCTTGCTTCGCTTGCACTTTCATGATTGTTTCGTTCGA GGTTGCGATGCCTCCATATTAATAGACCCAACAGAGGACAACGAATCTGAGAAAGATGCAGAAGCTAACGAAACCGTTAGGGGTTTCGAGATCATCGACAAGGCCAAGAAGAAGCTAGAAAAAGTGTGCCCTTCAACAGTTTCGTGTGCAGACATCATTGCGCTGGCAGCAAGAGACGCCGTCTCCATCACCGGAGGTCCATGGTACGCCGTTCCCACCGGCCGACGCGACGGGTTTGTCTCGAATCCTTCAAACGCAGAGATCCTTCCAGGACCAAGTTCAACAGTGTCACATGCCCTTCAAATCTTTACATCAAAGGGCATGACACTTGGCGAAATGGTAACCCTTATGGGAGCACACACCATTGGTTATGCTCATTGTGGTTTCTTCAGGAAAAGGCTTGAAGGTAGAGACTCAACAATGGATCCTTCTCTGAACGAGAAGCTTGTGAGGCTTTGTGGGAatagtagtagtaataataacAACCCTACGACGTTTTTGGATCAGAACACTTCTTTTGTATTTGACAATCAATTCTATGAAGAGATCGTTAACAAGAGAGGGGTGCTTTTCATTGACCAGCAGTTGGCTCTGGATTCTTCGACTAAAGGGTTGGTCTCCAAGTTCGCCACAGATGCTGAGAGCTTTCGACGAAGCTTTGTGAATGCCATTGTCAAGATGGGAAGCATTGGTGTTTTGGTTGGAGATGATGGCGAGATTAGAACTCGTTGCTgggattacaataataataatagtgatcCTTAG
- the LOC112769409 gene encoding protein TIC 100, translating to MAKEQNQEPNPDEQQRGPNGSSDSSDSNSDSDYPSDYSYSDYSDGEQDEDQDQDFRKAFRFRRSDEPLPPHKNNPEVNYRDFAEVLDSKVMQSIHEEEDPLFLEDEEAFNFPKDPLNWTEEDLGEMWADGDNNIGGTGWDPVWATKDEWEYVKDEIAEGGKPPIAPFYLPYRKPFPVVPDNHFDIDSPKAVVHELDRIEEFLKWVSYIFEDGSSYEGTVWDDYAQGKGVFASQDGLVRYEGEWLQNNPEGHGVIEVDIPVVEPVPGSKLEKKMRAQGKILQMDFMSEEDRKWLEMDIEDSYRLADGRLEIPWYENQEWVRQFGSKPEKGRYRYAGQWKHGRFHGCGVYSVNERITYGRFYFGEYVGEGEGCNDETSALHSGIAEVAAAKARMFVNKPDGMVREQRGPYNDPQHPYFYEEEDVWMAPGFINQFYEVPDYWKTYVQEVDQEREMWLNSFYKAPLRLPMPSELEYWWANEKYHAPPEFILINKEPEPDPEDPSKLIYTELPLILHTPTGHLINYVEDEEHGIRLFWQPPLKKGEDVDPDKAQFLPLGYDEFFGKVTEKVRGESLWDRLLLAIGNTCKPWFDKLNKWAEEQKKKIEQRQKELDEEAELIEAEVRLADAMEKMDELLKLREKEAQKKAEMGLPDEDEAEDDDLFKIEDEAEDEDEDEDEDEDEDEDEDEDEKKDKTSVTKQDKKATTLAKQEKQAAPVANQDKKAAPVTNQDKKAAPVFKQDEKATSITKQDEKAPAEEEEEGDYEGDEEEEEDDAQASFGSVEQEQTTDRQKGKNGKSPFSTSSLAFASASLITAVPCMLQQSFTFWNKSRSKPEPKSLHSYRTSDLKTVDSVKFHHVTGQKICLKAIGKAHRSVKAISYSGGKFSEVRSLSKTRSYLLDSGNSKMEPRASCIMWLHEAPERDLDSILSLHSSICSFNAKRGSQPCL from the exons ATGGCGAAAGAACAAAACCAAGAGCCGAACCCCGATGAGCAGCAACGAGGCCCCAATGGCTCCTCCGATTCCTCCGACTCCAACTCCGACTCCGATTATCCCTCCGATTACTCCTACTCCGACTACTCCGACGGCGAGCAGGACGAGGACCAGGACCAGGACTTCCGCAAGGCTTTCAGATTCCGGCGCAGCGACGAGCCGCTCCCTCCTCACAAGAACAACCCTGAAGTCAACTACCGCGACTTCGCCGAGGTGCTTGACAGCAAGGTCATGCAGAGTATCCACGAGGAGGAGGACCCTCTCTTCCTGGAGGACGAAGAAGCCTTCAACTTCCCCAAGGACCCTCTCAACTGGACCGAGGAGGATCTTGGAGAAATGTGGGCCGATGGGGACAACAACATTGGTGGCACCGGTTGGGACCCCGTTTGGGCCACCAAGGACGAGTGGGAGTATGTTAAGGATGAGATTGCTGAGGGCGGGAAGCCTCCCATTGCTCCCTTTTATCTTCCCTATCGGAAGCCTTTCCCTGTTGTTCCTGATAACCACTTTGACATTGACAGCCCCAAGGCTGTTGTTCATGAATTGGATAGGATTGAAGAGTTCTTGAAGTGGGTCAGCTACATTTTCGAGGATGGAAGCTC GTATGAAGGCACCGTTTGGGATGACTATGCTCAGGGAAAAGGTGTTTTTGCCTCTCAAGATGGTCTAGTCAG GTATGAAGGCGAATGGCTCCAAAACAACCCGGAGGGTCATGGGGTAATTGAAGTAGATATACCTGTTGTAGAACCTGTTCCTGGATCCAA GCTTGAAAAAAAGATGCGAGCTCAGGGAAAAATACTGCAAATGGATTTTATGTCTGAGGAGGACAGAAAATGGCTTGAGATGGATATTGAAGATAGTTACCGTCTTGCAGACGGAAGATTAGAAATCCCATGGTATGAGAATCAGGAATGGGTTAGGCAATTTGGAAGCAAACC GGAGAAAGGTCGGTACCGTTATGCTGGTCAGTGGAAGCACGGTAGATTTCATGGATGTGGTGTTTATTCAGTTAATGAGCGTATCACATAT GGTAGATTCTATTTTGGAGAATATGTGGGTGAAGGTGAGGGATGCAATGACGAAACTTCAGCG CTGCATTCTGGTATAGCAGAAGTTGCTGCTGCAAAGGCTCGCATGTTTGTGAACAAGCCAGATGGAA TGGTTAGAGAACAGAGAGGTCCATATAATGATCCACAACATCCCTATTTCTATGAAGAAGAGGATGTCTGGATGGCACCTGGCTTCATTAACCAATTTTATGAG GTCCCTGATTACTGGAAAACATATGTGCAAGAAGTAGATCAGGAAAGGGAAATGTGGTTAAACTCTTTCTATAAAGCTCCTCTTAGGTTACCCATGCCCTCAGAGCTTGAATACTGGTGGGCAAATG AAAAGTATCATGCGCCTCCTGAATTCATCCTCATCAACAAGGAGCCAGAGCCTGATCCTGAAGATCCATCAAAGCTTATATATACTGAGCTTCCTCTTATCCTTCACACACCAACTGGACAtcttatcaattatgttgaggaTGAAGAGCATGGGATTCGTCTATTCTGGCAACCACCTTTGAAAAAGGGAGAAGATGTGGACCCAGATAAGGCCCAATTCCTACCCCTTGGTTATGATGAGTTTTTTGGGAAGGTTACAGAGAAAGTCAGGGGGGAGAGCCTGTGGGACCGACTTTTACTTGCAATTGGAAATACATGCAAACCATGGTTTGACAAGCTAAATAAATGGGCGGaagaacagaagaaaaaaattgaacaGAGACAGAAGGAACTTGATGAAGAAGCTGAACTAATAGAAGCTGAAGTGCGTCTGGCAGATGCCATGGAGAAGATGGATGAGTTGTTGAAGTTACGAGAGAAAGAAGCACAAAAGAAGGCCGAAATGGGCTTACCAGATGAGGACGAAGCTGAGGATGACGATTTGTTCAAAATTGAGGATGAGGccgaagatgaagatgaagatgaagatgaagatgaagatgaagatgaagatgaagatgaagacgaGAAAAAAGATAAAACTTCTGTAACCAAACAAGATAAAAAAGCTACAACTTTAgccaaacaagaaaaacaagctGCTCCAGTAGCCAACCAGGATAAAAAAGCTGCTCCAGTAACCAATCAGGATAAAAAAGCTGCTCCTGTATTCAAACAAGATGAAAAAGCTACTTCTATAACCAAACAAGACGAGAAAGCTCCtgcagaggaggaagaggaaggggACTATGAAGgggatgaagaagaggaagaagatgatgcaCAAGCAAGTTTTGGGTCTGTTGAGCAGGAACAAACAACGGATCGGCAGAAGGGAAAAAATGGGAAATCTCCATTTTCTACATCTTCACTTGCATTTGCCTCTGCCAGCCTTATCACTGCA GTTCCATGCATGCTGCAACAATCATTTACATTCTGGAACAAAAGTAGATCAAAACCGGAGCCAAAGTCACTGCACAGCTATCGAACCAGTGACCTAAAAACAGTTGATTCAGTCAAATTTCATCATGTAACTGGCCAGAAGATTTGCTTGAAGGCTATAGGCAAAGCACATAGGAGTGTCAAGGCTATAAGCTATTCAGGTGGCAAATTTAGCGAGGTGCGTTCTTTATCTAAGACTCGATCTTATTTATTGGATTCTGGGAATTCCAAGATGGAGCCAAGAGCTAGTTGCATCATGTGGTTGCATGAGGCACCAGAGAGGGATTTAGACAGCATACTGTCGTTGCATTCGTCAATATGTAGTTTTAATGCGAAGAGAGGTTCACAACCTTGTTTGTAG